Part of the Natranaerobius trueperi genome, TCAGCGAAATGAGTTCCTCAGTAGCTCAGTGGTAGAGCGCCCGGCTGTTAACCGGTAGGTCGCAGGTTCGAATCCTGCCTGGGGAGCCACTTTGGGCCCATAGCTCAGTTGGAAGAGCAACCGGCTCATAACCGGTTGGTCCCTGGTTCGAGCCCGGGTGGGCCCACCAATTAAATATGGCCCCTTGGTCAAGTGGTTAAGACACCGGCCTTTCACGCCGGTATCAGGGGTTCGAATCCCCTAGGGGTCACCACTCTTGGGCGGATAGCTCAGTTGGGAGAGCACCTGCCTTACAAGCAGGGGGTCACAGGTTCGAGCCCTGTTCCGCCCACCATTTAAGCACCTTCATTTTGAAGGTGCTTTTTTTCTTGCAGGAATCATACATATAATATTGAAATTATGTATAGGAGAGATTTTTATGCTAAATAATCGTTTACGTGGTATTAAGAACATGATACCTCATGGAACAAAGTTTGTACTAGATGTAGGAACAGATCACAGTTATTTACCAATAACTTTAATTCAAGAAGAAATAGCTAGTTATGTAATTGCTTCTGATATATCAGTATTTCCCTTAGAGGATGCAAATGAGAATATTAGGAAGCATGGATTAGAAGAATGTATAGAAACAAGGCTTGGGGATGGTTTACAAGTCTTAAATGAAAATGAATATCCTGATTTAGTAGTGATTGCTGGGGTGAGTGGAGAAGGTATTGTAAAGATTCTTCAAGAAGGGTATAATAAGCTTGAGTTTGATCCTATTTTAGTGTTACAGGCTATGGAGGATTCATATAGTTTGCGCAAATATTTATTAGAGATTGGTTATAACTTTGATAAAGAGGTTCTAATAAGTGATAAGAAACGTTACTATCAAATAATCCGATCTATTCGTGAAAAAGGATATAAAAACTACTCTAAATTAGAACTAGAGTATGGTCCTCAAATTTTAAAAAATCCAACTAAAACCC contains:
- a CDS encoding tRNA (adenine(22)-N(1))-methyltransferase; amino-acid sequence: MLNNRLRGIKNMIPHGTKFVLDVGTDHSYLPITLIQEEIASYVIASDISVFPLEDANENIRKHGLEECIETRLGDGLQVLNENEYPDLVVIAGVSGEGIVKILQEGYNKLEFDPILVLQAMEDSYSLRKYLLEIGYNFDKEVLISDKKRYYQIIRSIREKGYKNYSKLELEYGPQILKNPTKTLKEFLEKELAKINRVINNVNRSSSKDDEIIDKKNKFVKRYHDLQEVYRNAFSHEKRYH